A single genomic interval of Spinacia oleracea cultivar Varoflay chromosome 6, BTI_SOV_V1, whole genome shotgun sequence harbors:
- the LOC110801557 gene encoding alpha-galactosidase translates to MLSNDGGFISRLIIWLLVVVVAGTAHAARIHLPKNTSVVNGRPSLLSNGLGLTPPMGWNSWNHFGCKIDERLIRATADAMVSSGLAGLGYKYINIDDCWGELNRDSQGHLVPKASTFPSGIKALANYVHRKGLKLGIYSDAGIQTCSKTMPGSLGHEEQDAKTFASWGVDYLKYDNCENTGIGPKERFPKMSKALLNSGRRIFFSLCEWGQEDPATWAPSIGNSWRTTGDIEDNWNRMTNNADQNDNWASHARPGAWNDPDMLEVGNGGMTKEEYRSHFSIWALVKAPLLIGCDVQSIDRATFELLSNKEVIAVNQDKLGIQGRKVKKYGDLEVWAGPLAHKRVAVILWNRGSSPSNITAYWSDIGLQPTTIVDARDLWRHSTQSGVKYQLSAQVESHAVNMYILTPHA, encoded by the exons ATGTTGTCGAATGATGGAGGTTTCATCAGTAGGCTCATCATATGGCTGctagtagtagtagtagcagGAACTGCACATGCAGCTCGTATTCATCTTCCAAAGAACACATCAGTTGTAAATGGAAGGCCAAGTCTCTTAAGCAATGGCCTTGGTCTTACTCCACCCATGGG GTGGAACAGCTGGAACCACTTTGGGTGTAAGATTGATGAGCGTTTGATTAGAGCAACAG CTGATGCAATGGTGTCCAGCGGCCTAGCAGGCTTAGGGTATAAGTACATAAACATTG ATGATTGCTGGGGAGAACTCAACAGAGATTCTCAG GGGCACTTGGTTCCCAAAGCTTCAACCTTTCCATCAGGAATTAAAGCACTCGCAAACTATGTTCATAGAAAGGGCCTGAAGCTTGGAATCTACTCAGATGCAGG AATACAGACTTGTAGCAAGACCATGCCAGGATCGCTTGGCCATGAAGAGCAGGATGCGAAAACATTTGCCTCCTGG GGTGTTGATTACTTGAAATATGACAACTGTGAAAACACAGGGATTGGCCCAAAGGAAAG GTTCCCTAAGATGAGTAAGGCCCTACTAAACAGTGGAAGACGTATATTTTTCTCCCTATGTGAATG GGGACAAGAAGATCCAGCAACTTGGGCCCCGAGTATTGGAAACAGTTGGAGAACAACTGGTGATATTGAAGATAACTGGAATAG AATGACAAATAATGCAGACCAAAATGACAACTGGGCATCACATGCTCGTCCTGGTGCATGGAATG ATCCAGACATGCTTGAAGTTGGTAATGGAGGGATGACCAAAGAGGAGTATCGTTCTCACTTCAGCATATGGGCATTAGTAAAA GCTCCTTTGCTGATTGGATGTGATGTGCAATCAATAGATCGGGCAACTTTTGAACTGCTAAGCAACAAGGAGGTTATTGCTGTCAATCAAG ATAAGCTAGGCATTCAAGGGAGAAAGGTTAAGAAATATGGTGATCTTGAG GTTTGGGCTGGACCATTAGCTCATAAGAGGGTAGCTGTTATTCTATGGAATAGAGGATCTTCACCATCAAATATAACTGCATATTGGTCTGACATAGGCCTTCAGCCAACAACTATAGTGGATGCTCGGGATTTATGGAGG CATTCAACTCAGTCTGGTGTCAAATATCAACTTTCTGCTCAAGTTGAATCTCATGCAGTTAATATGTACATCTTAACACCTCATGCGTGA